A single window of Plectropomus leopardus isolate mb chromosome 12, YSFRI_Pleo_2.0, whole genome shotgun sequence DNA harbors:
- the dnajb4 gene encoding dnaJ homolog subfamily B member 4, with protein MGKDYYKTLGISKGATDEDIKKAYRKQALKWHPDKNKSAAAEEKFKEIAEAYEVLSDPKKREVYDQYGEEGLKGGSGPTADGQGSTFTYTFHGDPHATFATFFGGSNPFEMFFGRKANGRDDDDMEVDGNDPFGSFTNFNLNGFPRDGHIGPGGPPRRKQDPAIIHELRVSLEEVFHGCTKRMKISRKRLNPDGRTMRNEDKILTIEIKRGWKEGTKITFPREGDESPNTIPADIVFVIKDKPHPHFRREGSNIVYPVRVSLRQSLCGCSVTVSTIDGKTCNMKITDVIKPGMRKTVAGQGLPLPKNPEQRGDLVVEFDVNFPEALPVNAKDVLKRHLPA; from the exons ATGGGCAAAGATTACTATAAAACGTTGGGCATCTCTAAAGGAGCCACAGACGAGGATATTAAGAAAGCTTACAGAAAACAAGCGCTGAAATGGCACCCGGACAAAAACAAGTCTGCAGCCGCCGAGGAGAAATTTAAGGAAATCGCTGAGGCATATGAAGTCCTCAGTGATCcgaaaaaaagagaagtttaTGATCAGTATGGAGAAGAAg GTCTCAAGGGAGGAAGTGGGCCCACTGCTGACGGACAAGGCAGCACCTTCACCTACACTTTCCACGGGGACCCTCACGCCACCTTCGCCACTTTCTTTGGCGGTTCAAACCCATTCGAGATGTTCTTTGGGCGCAAAGCAAACGGCCGAGACGACGACGACATGGAGGTGGATGGAAATGATCCATTCGGCTCCTTCACCAACTTCAACCTGAACGGATTCCCTCGGGACGGGCACATTGGGCCCGGGGGGCCGCCGCGCCGGAAGCAGGACCCGGCCATCATCCACGAACTGAGGGTCTCCCTGGAGGAGGTCTTCCACGGCTGCACCAAGAGGATGAAAATCTCTCGCAAAAGGCTAAATCCAGATGGCAGGACCATGCGCAATGAGGATAAGATTCTCACTATCGAGATCAAGCGGGGCTGGAAAGAGGGAACCAAGATCACGTTCCCGAGAGAGGGAGACGAGTCACCCAATACCATCCCCGCTGACATTGTTTTCGTCATCAAGGACAAGCCACACCCTCACTTTAGGCGGGAGGGCTCGAACATTGTGTATCCTGTGCGAGTGAGCTTACGACAG TCGTTGTGCGGATGCTCGGTTACCGTGTCAACGATAGACGGGAAGACGTGCAACATGAAGATCACGGATGTTATCAAGCCTGGCATGAGAAAGACTGTTGCCGGACAAGGTCTGCCCTTACCCAAAAACCCCGAGCAGAGAGGGGACCTGGTGGTGGAATTTGACGTTAACTTTCCGGAGGCGTTACCCGTCAACGCCAAGGACGTCCTGAAACGACATTTACCTGCTTAG